Genomic DNA from Candidozyma auris chromosome 1, complete sequence:
GCATCAGGCTTTACATGGTTCTGCGCCGAGCTTTCAAGCAGCCATTCCTACGAGTACCACAGATCTTTCAAACAACTTGTGGACAATCTACCACCACAACATCACCTTGCTAAACAACTACTACGATTTTCTCACAACTGCATTGAAGCCGACATCGCTATCGACACATCATAAAACAGGCAAGAATATTATCGACCTTTACAAAATACCTCGTCGAATGTGGGTTTACGGCATTGTCGGCTTTTTAGAGCTCTTAAAAAATATTATGAGCATATTTCAAGACCATGAAGTCTTCTCATGTTTCATTGCTCATTGCTTCAGCATTGTATCGAGTCTAACGGATCCATCGTGGGAAATGGAGGGCTGGTGGTGCGAGAAATTAGGAGATTTGTCCAGAATGGCTATTGCTTTATACTCTTCGCGATTCATTGATTGGAAATCCAGTTCAGAATATTGGTACTGGAATGCATTGAAAACACTTTACGGGCACGGAAAAATGTACTACCATATGAGCACGGTTCAACAAGACAACTTGGAGGCGCTCGTCAACATAAGTAAAGCTGTTAATTGCCGAGACCCGTTCGTTCCCACATCTCAGtatcttgagcttgtcgTTGAGAACATTTGCACTCAAAGAAACAtactttctttgcttgagtTGCCCATTattgatttcatcaagatccaCAAGGTTCTATTATGCATAAACAACAACAAttcaaattctcaaaaccaAGGTGACGTCTTTCAGGAGGGCCGTTTTAATCATGGGGTAGATTTAGTGTCCCGCTATGCAATGTCTTTCGGTTCCGACTCTCACGGGTataatttctttttgcGCCAGTTCATATATCCTACCCAATCGGACAAGCAAAACGCCGACCCCTTTACACAGTACTTGAAACAGCAACATGAACAAGATCAAAACACAAACTCGATGGACACAATAGAGAAGATTAACTTCTGGTTCAACAAAGGTCCCCTTTTCGCTATCGCGAATATCAATCATCTCATAGGTTTTGGTGATGCAAGAAACCCATTCGCAAAGTTGTTTTTGCTACCTGAAGCTctcagagaaagaaaggatAAAAAAGAACGAAAGCGGAAGACCAAGTCGACATCTCAAGATCAGAACAGTATAGATGAGCCCTCGCAACTCAGTAATGGAGTTGACAGCTCCTCTGTTACAGGATCAGATCTTTCATCGATGGATTGGTTCTACTGCTTGGCTTACCTTGATAAGTCTGTCTTGGAACTTAATTTTAGAATTCTCAAGTACTATTTGGTTGGGCCAAAACGGGCATCTGCTTGCCATATAATTGTGTGGCTATACTTCTTGATAGCGGTTGGTGAGGCTATCAAACGTTTCCCCGAGTCAAGAAACATGTTTCTATGGTTATTTCAAAAATTCTTCCCTTGGGAAGCTTTCATAAATTACATGAACAGCATTACAGGCATCGTCCGAGGAAATGCTCACTTGAACAATAAGTGCCGGGAATATATCATCAACCATCCTAACTATGTTCAGTACTTCAATGAGAATGAGCAACTTTCGGAAGTGTGGAAATGTTGGGGAACACTTTGGTTTGATTTTATTTGTGTCAAGCATGACTacgaagattttgaagctGCTGGCATTCGGAGTCACGCCATGTTTGATCACCCAATCTGTGGTACATCAGCGATGATGAACCTCAACAATTTGGAGCAAGATGGATCAAAGTCAAGAGAACAAGGTGAAAGGGACAATGAGGAAAGATTGGTCCGTATTGTCCTACTTGGAAGATTTCTCGCTGATAATTATGAATTTGGATTCATGAGGGACAAGGAATCTTTCAAGTTTGATAACCAGAGTTATGAGGCGTCGAAGAATGATGTTTTGtgctcattttcttcttacAAAGGCGCAAACGACATATATcaattcatcaatgagGTCTTCTATGAAGATTCTCGGTTAAACCTGGGCAGTTTTGTCACTCCGATTTCATCTCATAATCTTGGCTTCAGGGCTAATGACAAGGCTTTACCATCTGAAGTTATCGACGAGTCTTGGTTCCAGATAGCAGCTGGTCCATCATGGCTTGAAGCATCTGGTTCTCTCAACTTTGGTCAAAATGTACCCAACCAAGAAAGTATGGAAGGTTATGCTGATACCGAATCGGACGAGAATGGAATCGACCTTGATTCGATATGTCAGACAGGCCACTTGGACAATCACCATCTATATCATCACCTGCAACATCGGCTGGCCTTGATGCTGCAACAAAGAGGTGACGTTTCGGAACTTTACGATAACAGCCTCATCATGGAAGGTGATATAATGCCCTCGCTCAAAAAGgtcgttgttgaaggtAATTTGGGGGACCGAATGGACACTTCCCTTACGTACATCACTTTCGACACAAACATCTGGTTGAAACACTGCGGCAGAATATTTAAATGCGCCCATAGTGGTGCATTTAAAGTGCTGATTCCGTTGATTGTTTACCAAGAATTGAGGTCTTTGAGAAAGTCCACTGAAGCAACCATCGCTGATGCTGCAACCAGGTCAGTAATAATTATCAGAGAATTGTACGCAAGCAAGGAGATAGTTGTGTTAAGGTTTGACGGCACCATCACAAGCGACCTCAATGAGGTAGCGGAGTTCGAAAACAATCCCTCCTGGTTAAACAATGTTGATCTGACTGTACTCAATATTGTAACTGAACATGACCAAATCAATAAGAAGCAGTTGAGGGGCTTAAATGCAACCTTAAGAGCCACAAATATTATTTTAGATGAGAAGATGGCCAGAGTGTTTCGCTACTGTATCCTTATCACAGATGACCGAAACATGAGACTAAGGGCTAAAACAACTGGCCTTAGTAGCTTCCAAAGCCGGTGGCTCTTTGGACAGCTTGAGTCGATCAGCTCCAACATGTGCATTGACTAACACCAACAATTCAGCATATTTTTCAAAGGCAAAGGGCTACATAGAAGCTGGAGGGCTTACAGTATTAGTTATAGAGCATGGGTCACTGAATCCCACGTCACAAAATTTAATATCATAGACTTGCAACACGCGTATTCGAAAGATCAACTGTAGAATTGAAAATATATATGTACGTAACGTTGAACCACCTGATTCGATGGTTTTAATGCTAACACTTAATTGTCTATGCAATGAATCGTCCAAGGAGTTTAGAAAACCCAATCCATAATTCTCTTTCTAAGACTCTTCGCCTCCTCATTACTGGCCTCCAAGGCAGCGTAGAATTCATATTCGTGTTCCTCAATAGCTTCGAGACCAGTTTGGAGGTCAGCGTCCTCAGGCTTGATGTACTTTGGTCTTTTGAGAACTTTGTACGCAATGTAAACAGCAATGGCAACGAAAATCATGACATAActgaacaagaagttgtcCACGGCCCAGTGGCCTGGGATAAAGACTTCGTAACccttgatgatgatgataatCCACAAAAAGACGCAAGCGAAAATCGCAGTGTACGGCTGGTACCACGATCTATAAGTGAAATTATTCCTGTCAATACCCTGGACCTTCACCGCTCTGTAGAAGTGCAAGTACGTGATGCTCATGAATCCATAGTTAAGCAACTGAGCACCAGTACACAAGTTCACCATGTAGTTCAAGGCATTCTCTCCCGATTTACCCAACTGCATCAAAGACAAGAGAGAGAAACAGGCCGACACGGCAACACAGTAGATTGGCACACCACTCTTTGTACAATACCTAAAGAACTTTGGCACGTAGCCcttcttggaaagagcaTAGAGGGCTCTGGAAGAACAGTAGGTATACGAGTTACcagcagagaaagcagaCGACAAAATCACAGCATTGACAATGTGAGGAAGCACCTgaatcttcaagttttgcATGGCAACCACGtaaggagaagaagcagcgTTGGCATTGTCACCCTGAACAATACTCAAATATTTGGGGTCGTTGTAAGCAAGTAAGATGGTCACCGAGAGCGCACCaccaatgaagaaaatcaccaaaCGGTATAACACTGTCTTGAAAGCGGATGCCATATTCCTTCTTGGGTTCTTAGCTTCACCAGCAGTCATACTGAGGTACTCAGAAGAAACAACAACGAAGTTGGCAGAAATGATACCTTGCAAGAAACCTCTGAGACGAGCAAGAGGGCCGGTGCCAATGTACTCAGCAATGGGACCACCGGCGGCATGCCAATTTCTGAAGCCAAAAGCATCTTTCTCTGGATTACCACCGCACATGGTGATGAGGgtgaaaaacaaaagacCAATAcacaaaatcaatttgGCCAAGGACAACCAGAACTCGGCCTCACCGTAAAGCTTGACTGCGAAAATGTTGATGGCACAATAAATGACAATCTGAATCACCAACGTGATGGCAGGACTGTAGTCGTCTCTCCAAAAATGAATCATTC
This window encodes:
- the AGP2 gene encoding Agp2p, with translation MSRDAEKELQGASAEAHLKTNENYNNDSSTQVSLSQSSNKEEEKLHHTHRSLEQRHINLIAIGGSIGTGLFITIGSSGLVQSGPLGLLLAYCFWTFVILCLTVSVGEMVCYLPLDSPFLTMAGRVVDPAYECAASVNFWLMQSLYIPFEITAVNGMIHFWRDDYSPAITLVIQIVIYCAINIFAVKLYGEAEFWLSLAKLILCIGLLFFTLITMCGGNPEKDAFGFRNWHAAGGPIAEYIGTGPLARLRGFLQGIISANFVVVSSEYLSMTAGEAKNPRRNMASAFKTVLYRLVIFFIGGALSVTILLAYNDPKYLSIVQGDNANAASSPYVVAMQNLKIQVLPHIVNAVILSSAFSAGNSYTYCSSRALYALSKKGYVPKFFRYCTKSGVPIYCVAVSACFSLLSLMQLGKSGENALNYMVNLCTGAQLLNYGFMSITYLHFYRAVKVQGIDRNNFTYRSWYQPYTAIFACVFLWIIIIIKGYEVFIPGHWAVDNFLFSYVMIFVAIAVYIAYKVLKRPKYIKPEDADLQTGLEAIEEHEYEFYAALEASNEEAKSLRKRIMDWVF